A region of the Vibrio chagasii genome:
TGGTGTGAGCCAAGAATACACTTCCGCCATGACTGCCTACTGTTGGTCTAGCCACGTACTAAGCGCTTGCTTAATATCTGCGGCTACTTGTTCTATCTCTTGCTCTGCATTGATCACAAGAACCGAATCATCTTGCGCAGCAATCTCAAGGTAACGTTCACGCGTGCGATCGAAGAAAGAGATATCCATCTTTTCAATTCTATCTAGCTCACCACGGCCACGTGCACGCTCAAGCCCTACTCTAGGGTCTAAGTCCAAGTATAGAGTTAGATCCGGCTTAAAATCGCCTAGCGTGGTTGCTTTCAATGATTCCATTGTCGTACGCGCGATCTGGCGACCACCACCTTGATACGCTTGAGAAGACATATCATGACGATCACCCAATACCCATTTACCGCTATCTAAAGCAGGCTTAATCACGTTTTCGACTAATTGAACACGTGCAGCGTACATCAGCAGTAACTCAGTCATGTCTTGAAGCTTTTCGCCTTCGTGCTCTTCTTTGACCAGTGAACGCATCTTTTCTGCCAGCACAGTACCGCCTGGTTCACGAGTGTTTACGAGCTCTTCAACACCAGAAGCTTTCAATGTCTCAACAATGGCATTGATAGCTGTACTTTTACCCGCACCTTCAAGGCCTTCAACCACGATAAATTTCGACTGATTCATAATTCGTTCTTTATTTGTTTCTTCTTAATTGTTTTAAGTAAGCTCGTACTGCACGGTTGTGCTCAGCCAAACTCTTTGAAAATACATGCCCACCTTTGCCACTCGCGACAAAATAGAGGTAGTTACTCTTTTCTGGATTCAGAGCCGCATTAATTGACGCTCGACCTGCCATGGCAATCGGCGTTGGCGGCAGGCCACTCATAGTGTATGTGTTGTATGGCGTTGGGGTTCTTAAATCTTTCTTACGGATGTTACCATCGTAGCTATCGCCCATTCCATAAATCACCGTTGGGTCCGTTTGTAGACGCATACGCTTGTTTAAGCGATTAACGAATACAGACGACACACGTTCACGCTCTGAAGCAACGGCCGTCTCTTTCTCAATAATAGAAGCTAGAATCAGAGCTTCATAAGGTGACTTAAGAGGCAGTTTATCCGCTCTGTTTTCCCATTCATCGTTCACCACGTTCATTAGGTCTCGATGGGCGCGCTTCAACAAATCTAAATCGGTTGTGCCGTAGGTGTAGTGGTAGGTTTCGGCCAAGAACAAACCTTCTAGCTTCTCATTTTCAATGCCAAGCTTTTCAGCGATCTCTTTTTCAGACACACCATCTAACGTCTGTTGAATGAATTCATTGTCTTTTAGCTGCACGAGCCATTCGTCGAAACGACTGCCTTCAACAAAGGTAATTGTAAACTGGTGCTCTTTACCCTCTACAAGTACTTGCAGCGCTTGCTCAAGCGTTAACCCCGGCTCTAGCAAGAAAGTACCCGCTTTTACGTCAACAAGGTCAGGGTGAAGCTTACGGATTAATTTCTCATAAGGAGATGCCTCAAATAGGCCCTCATTGATTAACTGAGCCAGCACGCGGTTAAAGCTGCTGCCTGAAGCAACGGTAACTACCTGCGGCTTTTCTAATTGAATGACTTGTTTCAGGTTATCTTGTGCTTGGTTATACACATAGAACCCGGCAGCACCCGCTGCAATGAGGCACAAGATAATAAAAATAAATAACTTTTTGATCACGAGTTTAGTTGTCCTTGAAGGCTACGAGTAACGGTTCCAATGTCGAATTGGGTTTCACTAATACGGGTAACAGGGGCAACCCCTAAAATGGAGTTGGTGATGAAAACCTCATCAGCTTGCATGAGTTGAGGTAAGCAATAGTCACCAATAGTAACGGAAAGTTCAGTTTGGTTCAGCGCAGTTAACACTTGCTTACGCATAACTCCCGCTACACCACTTTGGGTTAGCTGAGGCGTACAAATCACCTCACCTTGGCGCCAAAACAGATTGGCCATGGTGGTTTCAATCACATTGCCAGAGATATCAAGAACCAAACCGTCAACTTCACCAGCTTGATCCATCTCGTCTTTCATCAGTACCTGCTCAAGACGATTGTTATGCTTGTGACCAGCAAGCAATGGGCTCAGCCCTAAAGCTTGGCGACAAATCCCGAGTTCGACTCCGGTATCTTGCCATGCCTCATAATGGCTTGGGTAATCAAACGTACTAATGGTAATGGTTGGCTTAGCAATGTTCTTAGTGCTGTAGCCTCTGCCGCCAGCACCGCGGCTAACATGCAGCTTTATTCCGGCTTTTCTACTATTAAACTTATTTGCACTTTCGAGGTGGCAGTTTTGGATGTGTTGAATTGCGCTATTGAGCCAAACGTTAACCACATTCCAATCTAATGCAGAAATACGTAACGCTTTTAGACATTCATCGACACGCTGTTGATGGTCCTGAAAATGCTGGATCTGACCATTTTGGACAAGCATTGTCGTAAAACAGCCGTCTCCGTATTGAAACGAACGATCTAAGATGTCGATAGTTTGCTGGCTTTGTCCGTCAATCCAAAACATGTTTTTCCCCATAAAAAGAAACGGCTCAATGCTAAGCATCAAGCCGTTTAAAAACAAGTCTAATTATGACTATCTACGACGTTTAGGTCTTTTATAAGATGATTAAATCTTTTTGAAGATCAAACAGCCGTTTGTACCACCGAAACCGAAAGAGTTACATGCAGCATATTCCATGTTGCTAACTTTACGAGCAGTATGAGGTACTAAGTCAATGTCTAAGCCTTCTTCAGGATCATCTAGATTGATTGTTGGTGGAACAATTTGGTCAACCAGAGACATAGCCGTAATGATAGCTTCAGCAGAACCAGCGGCACCTAGAAGGTGACCTGTCATTGATTTCGTTGAAGAAACCAATACTTGCTTGCTGCCAGCTTCGCCAAGAGCACGTTTGATGCCCTTCACTTCTGCTACGTCGCCTGCAGGAGTCGATGTACCGTGTGCGTTAACATAACCGATTTGTTCACCAGTAATGCCAGCATCACGCATAGCCGCTTCCATTGCTAGTGCGCCACCAGAACCATCTTCACTTGGAGATGTCATGTGGTAAGCGTCACCCGACATACCGAAGCCAACTAGCTCACAGTAAATCTTAGCGCCACGAGCTTTAGCGTGTTCGTACTCTTCTAGAACCATCATGCCAGCACCGTCACCAAGAACGAAGCCGTCACGGCCTTTGTCCCATGGACGAGAAGCTTTTTGAGGCTCGTCGTTGCGAGTAGATAGTGCTTTAGCTGCACCAAAACCACCCATACCTAGTGGTGTAGATGCTTTTTCAGCACCGCCCGCTAGCATTGCGTCAGCATCGCCGTATGCAATCATACGTGCCGCGTGACCAATGTTATGTAGGCCAGTTGTACATGCAGTAGAAATAGCGATGTTAGGACCGCGTAGACCACGCATGATAGACATGTGACCAGCAATCATGTTCACGATCGTTGACGGAACAAAGAATGGGCTAATTTTACGAGGGCCTTTTTCAGTAAGCGCTTGGTGACCGGCTTCGATCAAACCAAGACCACCGATACCAGAACCGATAGCCACACCAATACGTGGTGCGTTCTCATCAGTAACAGTTAGACCAGAATCATCAAGTGCCTGAACACCTGCTGCGACGCCGTATTGGATGAATAGATCCATTTTACGAGCATCTTTTTTAGACATGTACTCTTCGCAGTTAAAGTCTTTAACTAGACCTGCAAAACGAGTTGAGAAATTGGTTGCATCAAAGTGCTCGATATTCACGATACCACTTTGACCAGCTAGCAGGGCTTTCCAAGAAGATTCTACAGTGTTGCCTACCGGTGACAACATACCCATGCCAGTGACAACTACACGACGCTTGGACACGATTTTACACTCCGGAGATTGAGGTGATTTAAGATGAGGATAGATGAGTTAGAGAAAACACAGGCGGTCGAGGTGACCGCCTGGGAGAGATTATTACTGAGCGCTAGTTACGTAATCGATAGCTGCTTGAACAGTAGTAATTTTCTCAGCTTCTTCATCTGGGATTTCAGTGTCGAATTCTTCTTCTAGAGCCATTACTAGCTCAACTGTGTCTAGAGAATCTGCACCTAGGTCATCAACGAAAGAAGCTTCGTTTTTAACTTCAGCTTCGTCTACACCTAGCTGTTCAACAATGATTTTCTTTACGCGTTCTTCGAGGTTGCTCATTTTTTCTTTTCCTTTACAGAGTTCGCTTTATGCGATGTTTTCCGTAGTTTATTCAATCTATTGAAAGTTGCAAGGTCAACTTTTCTGGTCAAACCACAATTTTCACGATTTTAACCGAAATTACGTATGATCTTGACTTAAATCATGCACAAATGTTGCACATAATTTAAACCATGTACATACCGCCATTGACGTGAAGTGTTTCACCTGTGATATAAGCTGCCGCAGGCGACGCCAAAAATACCACAGCTTCAGCGATTTCGCGAGGGTCACCTAGTCGACCTGCTGGTACATTCGCCAAAGTTGCTGCACGTTGGTCATCATTTAGCGCTTTAGTCATGTCAGTTTCGATGAAACCAGGAGCAACAGTGTTCACTGTAACGCCACGAGACGCAACTTCACGAGCCATTGATTTAGTAAAGCCAATTACGCCAGCTTTAGCTGCTGCGTAGTTTGCTTGACCAGCGTTACCCATAGTACCCACTACAGAACCAACGTTAACGATACGGCCTTCACGCTTCTTCATCATGCCACGCAATACAGCTTTAGACATGCGGAAGATAGGTGTTAGGTTAGTGTCGATGATGTCATTCCATTCGTCGTCTTTCATACGCATTAGTAGGTTGTCACGAGTGATACCTGCGTTGTTAACTAGAATGTCAATCGCACCGAATTCATCGTTGATGGTTTTCAGTGTAGCAGCAATTGAGTCAACATCAGTTACGTTAAGAGCAAGACCTTTACCGTTCTCGCCAAGGTACTCACTGATTGCAGCAGCGCCGCCTTCAGATGTAGCAGTACCGATAACTTTAGCACCACGCTCAACTAAAAGTTCAGCGATTGCACGACCGATACCACGGCTTGCGCCTGTAACTAGTGCAACTTTGCCTTCTAAATTCATCATAACTTCTCTATTAAGTGGTTATTACTTAGCAGCTTCTAGTGATGCAGTGTCATTAACTGCAGCAGCTGTCATAGTTTTTACGATTCGTTTTGTTAGGCCAGTAAGAACTTTACCAGGACCTAATTCAAGTAGCTTCTCAACGCCTTGCTCGTTCATCGCTTGTACACCTTCAGTCCAACGAACTGGGCTGTAAAGTTGACGAACAAGCGCATCTTTAATTTTTGCAGGGTCTGTTTCAGCAACAACATCAACGTTGTTGATAACAGGCAATGCTGGCGTGTTGAATTCTAGAGCTTCTAGAGCTACCGCTAGCTTGTCTGCTGCAGGTTTCATTAGCGCACAGTGAGACGGTACAGATACTGGTAGAGGAAGTGCACGCTTAGCGCCCGCTTCTTTACATAGTGCACCAGCACGCTCTACTGCCGCTTTGTTACCCGCGATAACAACTTGGCCAGGAGAGTTGAAGTTCACTGGAGAAACAACTTCACCCTGTGCCGCTTCTTCACACGCTTTAGCAATCGCTTCATCATCTAGACCGATGATTGCGTACATTGCACCAACGCCTGCAGGAACCGCTTCTTGCATTAGCTGGCCACGTAGTTCAACTAGCTTGATCGCTTCTTTAAAGTCGATAACGCCAGCACATACTAGTGCAGAATATTCACCTAAGCTGTGACCCGCTAAGTTTGCAGGTTGCTCTAGGCCAAGCTCTTGCCATACACGCCAAATTGCAACAGACGCTGTTAGTAGAGCCGGTTGAGTGCGGAAAGTTTCATTTAGATTTTCTACTGGGCCATCTTGAACTAATGCCCATAGATCGTAACCAAGTGCTTCTGAAGCTTCAGCAAATGTTTGTTTAACAACATCATACTGTTCGCCTAGGTCTGCAAGCATACCGATAGCTTGAGAGCCTTGGCCTGGGAATACGATAGCAAACTTGCTCATTGTAATTTTCCTTTAAGCAAAGCAAAAAATTGAATAAGGCACATAAGTTATGTGCCTTGTTTGTAGGTTTTCGCTTAGGGTTAGAATTTAACTAACGCAGAACCCCAAGTGAAGCCACCGCCAAATGCTTCCAATAGAAGCGTTTGACCGCGTTTAATTCGTCCGTCACGAACAGCCTCATCCAAGGCTGTTGGTACGGTAGCCGCTGACGTGTTGCCGTGCTTATCAAGGGTGATCACCACTTGATCAAGTGACATTGTCAGCTTTTTCGCCGTTGCTGAAATAATACGGTAGTTCGCTTGGTGTGGAACTAACCAATCAAGCTCTGACTTATCCATGTTATTTGCAGCTAATGTGTCTTTAACCAGCTTAGATAGCTGAGTTACCGCCACTTTGAATACTTCGTTGCCCGCCATGTGCAGCCATTTATCCGCATCACCGCCACGCTCTGGTACTTCAAGGCTTAGTAGCTCACCGTATTTACCATCAGAGTAAATATGTGTCGACAAAATACCTGGCTCTTCGCTTGCGCCTACAACAACCGCGCCTGCTGCATCACCAAATAGGATGATCGTAGAGCGGTCAGTCGGATCACAGGTTTTTGACAGTGCATCGGCACCAATCACCAAAACGTTCTTACACATGCCTGATTTGATGTGCTGATCAGCAACAGACAAAGCATAGACAAAACCAGAACACGCTGCAGCCAAATCAAACGCAGGGCAGCCTTTAATACCAAGCTTACCTTGTACCTGACACGCCGAAGACGGGAATGTGTGGCTACTACTGGTGGTCGCAACGATGATTAAATCAATATCTTCTTTGTCGATACCCGCCATTTCAATGGCATTTTCAGCAGCGTAAAACGCCATATCTGCAACGGTTTCGTTCTCCGCTGAAATACGACGCTCTTTAATACCTGTTCTAGCAACGATCCACTCATCGCTGGTCTCTACCATTTTCTCTAAGTCTGCGTTAGTACGCACCTGAGATGGCAAGTAGCTGCCAGTACCTAAAATTTTGCTATACATGAAGACTAATAATGCCTCTCGAGTAAAACCGCTTCCAAACGATCGCTAATGCGGCTGGGGACTTGTCGTTTGACCTCGTGTACTGCCTCGCCAATCGCGTTGACAACTGCAGATACATCAGCACTTCCATGACTTTTAATGACAATGCCGCGCAATCCTAACAAACTTGCGCCGTTATACTGGTCGGGGTTCAAGGTTTTTAATTCAGTAAATAGCTCAGAAAGCAACATTCTGGCTATCCAACCCTTTATTGTTGAAGCCATCATGCGCGTTTTTAGCTTATCAATAAAGAGCTGAGCCGTACCTTCGCACGTTTTTAAGCAGACATTGCCCACAAAACCATCACATACGACGACATCAGCAGCATCTTGCAGGAGTTGATTACCTTCAATATAGCCTATGAAGTTCACAGACTGAGTATTCGACAACATTTCAGCGCATCGTTTTACAAGGTCATTACCTTTAATTTCTTCGGCACCGATATTTAAAATAGCGACACGTGGAGCGCGACCTAAATGTTGTTCCGCTAATGCACTGCCCATTACAGCAAATTGGAAAAGCGAATCTGCATCACTAGACACATTTGCCCCTAAATCAAGCATCCATGTGCGATTTCCTGAGGCGGTAGGCAAAGCTGAAACCAATGCAGGCCTATCAATACCAGGAAGGAGCTTAAGTCGGAAACGGGACAAAGCCATCAATGCGCCAGTGTTGCCACCACTCACACAAGCATCCGCTTGAGAGTCGGCGACCAGATCAATCGCAGCACGCATGGAGCTACCCTGACTGTTACGCAAGGCTAGTGAAGGTTTTTCAGAATTGGAAATAACTCGATCACAATGCTGAATACTCAAACGAGAGTCAGGCATTCGACCTAATGAAGATAATTGAGATGTGATCGCGTTTCGATCACCTATGAGAATGACTTTTAGCTCTGGGAAATACGACAGTGCCTGCACGGCGGCAGGCACTGTTACACGAGGACCGAAGTCCCCGCCCATTGCATCAAGCGCAACGGTTAGATTTTGCAAAGGTCAACCTTACTTGTTGATAACCTTTTTGCCGCGGTAGAAACCTTCCGCAGTCACGTTGTGACGTAGGTGAGTTTCACCTGAAGTTGCGTCTACAGAAAGTGCAGCTGTAGTTAGCGCATCGTGTGAACGACGCATGCCACGCATTGAACGTGATTTCTTGCTCTTTTGTACGGCCATTGACCCTACTCCTATGTAAATTCTTAAAGAAGCAGTTACTTCTTCAAGCTTTTTAAAACATCAAATGGATTCGGCTTCTTGTCTTCCTCAATTTCTTCAGGAAGTTCACCAAACACCAAGTTATTTGAGTTAACGCTACATTTCGCATTATCGTGCATTGCTATTTGCGGCAATCCAAGGATGAACTCGTCTTCAACTAGTTGAATCAGGTCTAACTCACCGTACTCGTTCAGATCTACCAAATCGTACTCTTCCGGTGCTTCCTCTTCACTTTTCTCATTATAATAAGGAGTATAAGTGAATTGGACATCGCACTCATGTGCGAAAACCTCATTACAACGCTGACACTCTAAATCGACTTCGACGTTAGCTTTACCAGAGATAACGACTAATCGTTGTTCATCAAGCCCAAATGACAATGAGACTTGCGCGTCACGTTTTACGCCTTCAGTTGCCTCAGCTAAACGCTTAAAAAGACTGGTTTGGATGATGCCATCTAAATCTAGTCGTTTCTGAGCCGTTCTTGCCGGATCAACTGTACGCGGTATTTTTACCTTTTGCATAGGGCGCGAATCTTATCTTCCAAATCGAGTTTAGTCAAAGGAAATGGCAAAAAAAGTACACTTTTTTACCTTTCCCATACAGAGCATTATGAATAGCGGGATAACTTCCTATATCCTACTGTAAATGCTTCTATGAATTGTAAATTAAAATGAAAAATTACCAACTAGTTTTAGCCTCTACCTCACCATTTAGGCAAGAGATCCTCAAAAAACTACAAATTAGCTTCATTACGGCAAAGCCTGATTGTGATGAAACACCGATTACGGGGGAGACTCCACAACAGTTGGTAATGCGCCTTGCTGAAACCAAAGCTAAGTCTTGTGTCATTGATCAACCAAGCTTAGTGATTGGATCTGACCAAGTCTGCGTGATCGATGGCGAGATAATAGGTAAACCTCACACTCGTGAAAAAGCGATTGAGCAGCTATCTCGTCAAAGTGGCAAGAGCATCACTTTCTATACAGGAGTAACCGTATGGAACAGCGAAACCCAACAAGCTGACACGCGTCTCGATACCTTTATTGTTCACTTCCGTGATTTAACCGAGCAACAAATCATCTCTTATGTTGAAAAAGAAGAGCCGTATTGGTGCGCTGGCAGCTTCAAGTGTGAAGGGTTAGGTATCGCTTTGTTTAAAGAGATGGAAGGAAAAGATCCAAACACGCTTATCGGCCTGCCGCTTATCGACTTAGTCGATATGTTAGATGCACAAGGAATGAGTGTGCTTTAACTCGCGCTTATCACTCTTACAGAGATTCCCTACTCCTTCCTTCGTCATTCTAGGGAATGACGGAAGTTGTCTCTTGAACTTTAAAGAAAACACGATATGAAGACCATAGTAGTACCACTCAACTTTTAAAAAGGTCACTGCTGTCTCATTAATAATGCGGAAGACAGTAACCCAAAAGTTGTTCGACCGAGGTAACACGTAAACACAAGGTACTATTTTACTCGAATAGCAAAAAGTATCGTCATCCCCAAGAGTGAGGGACGTATATGGACTCCCCTAGTATTGCAAGGAAACGAGTAAAGGTATGCAAGTGCACGTATATTCGGTTTCTTTATGGGGAGCTACCCCGAACCTCTATGGCTTAATCCACTCAGCAAAAGTTCTTATCGAGCGTGTGGTGTATTATCACCTTCGTCCCTCTCAGAGTTTCTTTTGCTTGCTATGCTTACTCTTTACCATAATTTACTTGCTTACATGGGGGGATTGATGTCTCCCTTAAACTTATAAAATCAACTGTTAAGCGATTAACGTCTCATTATAAGATTGATTGCTTTTCAGCATGGCACAAGCCATTCTGATCGTTTTGTTCGCAAGGGCGACAACCACTTGGTTAAACGACTTTCTTTCTAATAAGTTTCGTATCCAGCAACTTAAGCGATCTTCTTTATCTCGGATATTCGCTACCACCGCTCTTGCTCCATGAACGACAAGAGAGCGTAAGGTTTTATCACCTGATTTACTTATTCCGTGGTTTTTGTTCTTACCACCACTGCCAGTATGAGCCGGAACTAAACCTAAGCTCGCACTAGCTCCTCGACCATTTCTATAGGCCGAAGCGTCACCCAGACGGGAAAAAATGGCACTTGCAATCACCCAACGTACACCTCGTAAAGTGATTAATAACTGGCAAGCGGGTATTTGCTTTGCAAAGTCTATAAGTTGCGATTCAACTCTCTCGATAGGCTCATCAAGATTTAGTAGCTGAGCATGTAATTCTCGGAGAACGAATCGAGTTGTCGGTGTTAATTCATTCTCCATATCTTCGATAACGAAAGGGAGTAGTTCTCGCAGTTTATTGGCTCCTTGTGGGAAGGTAATGCCACATTCCGCTGCATAGCCACGGATACGTAGACTTACTGCCGTGCGTTGTTTTATATAGCTTTGTCTTAAACTCAGCAGCATTGCGATATCTTGCTGCTCCGGTGTTTTTACAGGTACAGCATGAATATCGGAGCGTAAGGAAGCTTCGTAAATCGCGATAGCATCATTAGCATCGTTCTTATTACCACTGCGATACGGCTTCACTTTTTGGGGAGGTATCATTTTGACGGTATGACCACGGCTTTGAAACGTTCGTCCCCAATAATGAGATGCTGCACAGGCCTCTATGCAAATGGTTGCGTCAGGGTGTTGGCTGATGACCGTTAGCATTTTCTTTTTAGACATAGCTTGGTTCAACTTACGCTTGCCATGGCGGTTAAATACCGCGACTTGAAAGACGGATTTGGCTAAATCAATCGAGATTGTGTTAAATTTATTCATGGTATGGGCTCCTGTTTTTGGTTCGCACCTGTAACTTTAGCTGACGCTGTCAGTTGAGGTGGGGAGTCCATACCATTGAGCGAGTTGGGGATCTCTTGTAACAAGCACAAACAAAAAAGGTTGACGAAATTCGTCAACCTTTCTCAATTATAGATACTGAAGAACAAATTTAGAGACACTCTATACCTTCGTATCTCGTATCTCGTATCTCGTATCTCGTATCTTCTTAAAGCTTACGTAAACCAGTCAGCGCTTTTTCTAATCGCGCTTCCATCGGAGCTGAGATATCCATCTTCTCTTCGCTACCCGGATGCGTAAACTTGATGTTTGCTGCATGTAGGAACAAACGATCCAAACCAACCTTTCCCGTGTAAGCATCAAAACGACGATCACCATATCGGTCATCCCATGCTATTGGGTGGCCCGTATATTGAGTGTGTACACGAATTTGGTGCGTTCGACCGGTAATCGGGCTCGCTTGAATCAGTGTCGCATCTTTGAACTTCTCTAAAACCTTAAAACGGGTTTCCGAGGCTTTACCATTCGGGTTAACACGAACGATACTGTTTACTTCATTTTTCAGCAGAGGCGCGTTCACCACCTTACAGCTGTTCTTCCACTCGCCCATCACTAAAGCGAAATAGTATTTTTGAACCGTTTTTTCACGGAATTGCGCTTGAAGATGTCTTAGCGCCGAGCGCTTCTTAGCAACAAGCAAGATGCCAGACGTATCTCTATCGATACGGTGCACTAACTCGAGAAAGCGAGCTTCAGGACGAAGTGCACGCAATGCTTCAATTGCGCCAAACTTAAGTCCACTACCGCCATGAACGGCAGTGCCCGATGGTTTATTTAGAATCAGCATGTGATCATCTTCATAAATGATGCACTGTTCCAATTCTGAAACCTTGTTGAGTTTCGTGCTTGGCACGTTCTCTTCGACTTTCTCTTCAATGGTAACTGGCGGGATACGAACTAAATCACCAGCTTTTAGTTTGTACTCAGCCTTGATGCGTTTTTTGTTTACGCGGACTTCGCCTTTACGCACGATTCGGTAAATCATGCTTTTCGGGATGTTTTTTAATTGGTTGCGTAAGAAGTTATCAATACGCTGACCAGCCATATCTTCGTCAATATCGACAAATTGGACTTGGGTTCTAATTTCGCTCATTGCGCTATTGTATCACTGTCACTTTTGATAATTGAGATTTTCTTAGGTCTATTCTGAACTAATTTACTCTTAATTCTTGATCATCTACCACCAAATGGTCGCTAAAGTTCTATATTTCTTTGATTCTTCGAACAAAAAAGCACCAAGATTCCTGCAAATTAAAATATCAATTGATAAATTATTTATAGACAGTGAGTTAGAGCTATCAAAACACAAACAAAAACTGTTTTTTTTACAGCATTCCGACAAAGCAGATTGCTGTGTTTACCGACCACTGCTATAGTTCACAGCTGCTATCAACGGTTTGACTAAAATTTAAACAGACAGTCGTTCATAAGCAAGTAAATGAGTAGATAACTCAGATTAGACAGTGCTGCAATTGGCGTAAGACACAGTCAACTGAGTCCCCTTATCGCTCTACTCACGTACGCTCATGTTGAGTATTCACCGCCACATCGCGGATCATAGGCTAACTCCCTATGATGACTGACGTGCCCCAGAGCATCCCTCTCCAGCCGGGAGGCTGCACCGATAAAGCCATGGGATCTGGCACCATGAGAAACGAAATAAAGCGATAAGTACAATGATGAAAATAAGAAAAGACAACGAGTATTTCTAAATGAAAAGAATGTTAATTAACGCAACTCAAAAAGAAGAGTTGCGTGTCGCTTTGGTTGACGGCCAGCGACTATTCGATCTAGATATCGAAAGTCCAGGTCATGAGTCAAAGAAAGCGAATATCTACAAAGGACGTATTACCCGTATTGAACCAAGCCTAGAAGCGGCATTCGTTGATTACGGCGCAGAACGTCACGGTTTCCTCCCTCTTAAAGAAATTGCCCGCGAATACTTCCCTGAAGGTTATACATACCAAGGCCGTCCTAGCATTAAAGAAGTGCTAAAAGAAGGCCAAGAAGTAATCGTACAAGTAGAGAAAGAAGAACGTGGTAGCAAAGGTGCTGCACTGACAACTTTCATCTCTTTGGCAGGTAGTTACTTAGTTCTTATGCCAAACAACCCTCGTGCAGGCGGTATTTCTCGTCGTATCGAAGGTGACGAACGCACCCAACTGAAAGCAGCATTGAGCACTCTTGAGCTTCCTCAAGGTATGGGCTTAATCGTGCGTACAGCGGGCGTTGGCAAAAGCGCAGAAGAGCTAGAGTGGGACCTAAATGTTCTATTGAATCACTGGGGCGCTATCAAGCAAGCTTCTGATTCAAATGCAGCTCCTTTCCTAATTCACCAAGAAAGTAACGTTATTGTTCGCGCAATTCGTGACTACCTACGTCGTGACATCGGCGAGATTCTAATCGACAGCAACACTATTTTTGAACGTGCTCAAGCGCACATTCAACTAATACGCCCAGATTTCATGAATCGCGTTAAGAAGTACGATGGTGAAGTACCACTATTCAGTCACTACCAGATTGAAAGCCAGATCGAATCGGCTTTCCAACGTGAAGTTCGCCTTCCTTCTGGTGGTTCTATCGTAATCGATCCA
Encoded here:
- the fabD gene encoding ACP S-malonyltransferase is translated as MSKFAIVFPGQGSQAIGMLADLGEQYDVVKQTFAEASEALGYDLWALVQDGPVENLNETFRTQPALLTASVAIWRVWQELGLEQPANLAGHSLGEYSALVCAGVIDFKEAIKLVELRGQLMQEAVPAGVGAMYAIIGLDDEAIAKACEEAAQGEVVSPVNFNSPGQVVIAGNKAAVERAGALCKEAGAKRALPLPVSVPSHCALMKPAADKLAVALEALEFNTPALPVINNVDVVAETDPAKIKDALVRQLYSPVRWTEGVQAMNEQGVEKLLELGPGKVLTGLTKRIVKTMTAAAVNDTASLEAAK
- the tmk gene encoding dTMP kinase; translation: MNQSKFIVVEGLEGAGKSTAINAIVETLKASGVEELVNTREPGGTVLAEKMRSLVKEEHEGEKLQDMTELLLMYAARVQLVENVIKPALDSGKWVLGDRHDMSSQAYQGGGRQIARTTMESLKATTLGDFKPDLTLYLDLDPRVGLERARGRGELDRIEKMDISFFDRTRERYLEIAAQDDSVLVINAEQEIEQVAADIKQALSTWLDQQ
- the fabG gene encoding 3-oxoacyl-ACP reductase FabG encodes the protein MNLEGKVALVTGASRGIGRAIAELLVERGAKVIGTATSEGGAAAISEYLGENGKGLALNVTDVDSIAATLKTINDEFGAIDILVNNAGITRDNLLMRMKDDEWNDIIDTNLTPIFRMSKAVLRGMMKKREGRIVNVGSVVGTMGNAGQANYAAAKAGVIGFTKSMAREVASRGVTVNTVAPGFIETDMTKALNDDQRAATLANVPAGRLGDPREIAEAVVFLASPAAAYITGETLHVNGGMYMV
- the acpP gene encoding acyl carrier protein → MSNLEERVKKIIVEQLGVDEAEVKNEASFVDDLGADSLDTVELVMALEEEFDTEIPDEEAEKITTVQAAIDYVTSAQ
- the mltG gene encoding endolytic transglycosylase MltG, with the translated sequence MIKKLFIFIILCLIAAGAAGFYVYNQAQDNLKQVIQLEKPQVVTVASGSSFNRVLAQLINEGLFEASPYEKLIRKLHPDLVDVKAGTFLLEPGLTLEQALQVLVEGKEHQFTITFVEGSRFDEWLVQLKDNEFIQQTLDGVSEKEIAEKLGIENEKLEGLFLAETYHYTYGTTDLDLLKRAHRDLMNVVNDEWENRADKLPLKSPYEALILASIIEKETAVASERERVSSVFVNRLNKRMRLQTDPTVIYGMGDSYDGNIRKKDLRTPTPYNTYTMSGLPPTPIAMAGRASINAALNPEKSNYLYFVASGKGGHVFSKSLAEHNRAVRAYLKQLRRNK
- the fabF gene encoding beta-ketoacyl-ACP synthase II, with amino-acid sequence MSKRRVVVTGMGMLSPVGNTVESSWKALLAGQSGIVNIEHFDATNFSTRFAGLVKDFNCEEYMSKKDARKMDLFIQYGVAAGVQALDDSGLTVTDENAPRIGVAIGSGIGGLGLIEAGHQALTEKGPRKISPFFVPSTIVNMIAGHMSIMRGLRGPNIAISTACTTGLHNIGHAARMIAYGDADAMLAGGAEKASTPLGMGGFGAAKALSTRNDEPQKASRPWDKGRDGFVLGDGAGMMVLEEYEHAKARGAKIYCELVGFGMSGDAYHMTSPSEDGSGGALAMEAAMRDAGITGEQIGYVNAHGTSTPAGDVAEVKGIKRALGEAGSKQVLVSSTKSMTGHLLGAAGSAEAIITAMSLVDQIVPPTINLDDPEEGLDIDLVPHTARKVSNMEYAACNSFGFGGTNGCLIFKKI
- the pabC gene encoding aminodeoxychorismate lyase, which produces MFWIDGQSQQTIDILDRSFQYGDGCFTTMLVQNGQIQHFQDHQQRVDECLKALRISALDWNVVNVWLNSAIQHIQNCHLESANKFNSRKAGIKLHVSRGAGGRGYSTKNIAKPTITISTFDYPSHYEAWQDTGVELGICRQALGLSPLLAGHKHNNRLEQVLMKDEMDQAGEVDGLVLDISGNVIETTMANLFWRQGEVICTPQLTQSGVAGVMRKQVLTALNQTELSVTIGDYCLPQLMQADEVFITNSILGVAPVTRISETQFDIGTVTRSLQGQLNS